The following nucleotide sequence is from Desulfuromonadaceae bacterium.
ATCCGATTATTTTGACCAGCAAAGTGCAGGTTTTGTGCGATCTCTACCGGCAACGACGGACCATCAAACGTCACGAACTCCTGTTGGAGCAACAGGTTGCCGAACGGACCCGCGAATTGCAGGAGGCGCTGACCAGGGCGGAAGCGTCGAATAAGGCCAAAAGCGAATTTCTGGCCAATATCAGTCACGAGATACGCACCCCGATGACAACCATCCAGAGTGCCATTGAATTATTCAGCGCCGCCAGGCTGCCCGATGATCAGCAACAGTATCTCGACATCATCAGTTCTGCGGCGCACAATCTGCTGATCCTCATCGATAACATTCTTGATCTGTCCGCGCTTGAGGCCGAACGCGTCGCCATCGGCAGGCGTAACTTTTCCCTGCGCGCGCTCGTCAGCGAGGTCATCGCCACGCAGAGCGAACGCCTCCGCGAAAAGCAGTTGCACTTCGACTGGACCATGGCCGAAGCGATCCCCGAGACCCTGTGCGGCGCTCCCTTGCGCCTCAAACAAATCATCACCAACCTTCTCGGCAACGCCATAAAGTTTACCGCGCAGGGGAAAATCGAGCTGAATTTTACGGTTATCTCGCAGACCAGGTCGACCGTTGTGCTGCAACTGCAAGTCAGGGACACCGGCATCGGCATCGATGCGGAAGCACTCGGTAAAATTTTTGAACCGTTCGCACAGGGCGATAGCAGCACAACCAGGCGTTTCGGCGGAGCCGGACTGGGACTGACCATCTGTCGGCGACTGACCGAACTGATGGGCGGTGAAATCAAGGTCGAAAGCAGCGTCGGGCAGGGGAGCTGTTTTACCGTGGTCCTGCCTTTCTCGGTGCCCGCCCCGACCGATCCATAGCGCTCAATCTTCCCCCAACGTCACGACCCGGTCGGGAGCGGGGAGGGAGCACGCGTCATGACCGGATGATTACCGTCAAAAGGTCAGTGCGGGTGGCCAGTGACAAGCCTGGCCGCCAACACCATCAGCTGGTCCTGCCCGATCTCACCACGAAAACCACTCAATGGTTCAAGAATCAACTGCCCCGCGTCACGACGGACTCCAACCGCCCGATACGGTACAAAAAAGGCGCACAGCAAGCCGCTGACGAAAGTGATTGAGGCGACCCACACAAGCCCCTCACCAGGGTCACGGGAAAATTGAAAGCCGGCATACCAGAAGCCTTTGTCATCTTTGGCATAAGCAGTCTGATAGATGGCAATACCGCGATGCACCAGGGGGTGATTGACGCTGATCACCCCCTGCTTGACGACCTGTCCTCCTTCGAGGATCGACACCTCGCTGTGCAGCTGGCGCAACAGGGGGTCGCGCCAACCGAGCAGGCGCAGGTCGACGCCCGGCTCAACCCGGTTGTCGAGTTTTTGTGCGCCACTAAAGAGATGGTATTCGCCGAGATAATCACCGTCGCGGGAAATGCCGAGAATCAGGTGCTGATCGTCCGGGGAAAAGGTGAGAACTTCGGCGCTGACGCCAGGTGGCGACAGCTGGACGGTCTCTCCCTCACGGGTCACGTACTCGTGAAGAACTTTTTTTTCGACGGCATTGACTTCGCCGAATTTGAGCTCGATCGGATAATAGCGCGGTTCAAAGTGATCGAGCCGAAAGGTAAATCCGAGTTGCCGGTCACGATTCAGATCCCAGTCAAAACAGCTGGTGCTGCTGTCGCCGCTGT
It contains:
- a CDS encoding response regulator, which codes for MSNTLNHDPVAILAVDDRPENLLAFASLLQSDTCQVIKATSGKEALGLALKQEFAVVLLDVQMPDMDGFETAELMRGNPKTSGVPIIFVTAGEKSIQGVFKGYEAGAVDYIYKPIDPIILTSKVQVLCDLYRQRRTIKRHELLLEQQVAERTRELQEALTRAEASNKAKSEFLANISHEIRTPMTTIQSAIELFSAARLPDDQQQYLDIISSAAHNLLILIDNILDLSALEAERVAIGRRNFSLRALVSEVIATQSERLREKQLHFDWTMAEAIPETLCGAPLRLKQIITNLLGNAIKFTAQGKIELNFTVISQTRSTVVLQLQVRDTGIGIDAEALGKIFEPFAQGDSSTTRRFGGAGLGLTICRRLTELMGGEIKVESSVGQGSCFTVVLPFSVPAPTDP
- a CDS encoding cytochrome c biogenesis protein ResB; translation: MRKFIDIFSSLKLTLALMLGLALLSIGGTLQAGPDGRFELYYQSLWFRGVFALFFVQLATCTVKIIGRNRRDAKTLLQAVAARSGPPAGAAVALGGAEPVAVRAALVRHGYLLTSAGGDDIPLLARRGRLGRWGSTIAHLSCLLIIVGAFAAELGFVGTLNIYSGDSSTSCFDWDLNRDRQLGFTFRLDHFEPRYYPIELKFGEVNAVEKKVLHEYVTREGETVQLSPPGVSAEVLTFSPDDQHLILGISRDGDYLGEYHLFSGAQKLDNRVEPGVDLRLLGWRDPLLRQLHSEVSILEGGQVVKQGVISVNHPLVHRGIAIYQTAYAKDDKGFWYAGFQFSRDPGEGLVWVASITFVSGLLCAFFVPYRAVGVRRDAGQLILEPLSGFRGEIGQDQLMVLAARLVTGHPH